The following coding sequences lie in one Pseudorca crassidens isolate mPseCra1 chromosome 2, mPseCra1.hap1, whole genome shotgun sequence genomic window:
- the CDC14A gene encoding dual specificity protein phosphatase CDC14A isoform X6 — MKHYRFTHAEIIAWIRICRPGSIIGPQQHFLEEKQASLWVQGDIFRSKLKNRPSSEGSINKILSSLDDMSIGGNLSKIQNVERFGESNLEEDEDVEMKNNITQGDKLRALKSQRQPRSSPSCAFRLEDMKGHPRAVSQPSRLSSSPQGSTSPLKTSKVALSPSVMAKRINRGSLSSGTSVRSFSMNSRLASSLGNLNAAADDPENKKTASPSKVGFVGNPFTSLLNGSSQLPARNYPELNNNQYSRSNSSSGSALNSQPGPHSAKTEDHATALRPSYTGLSSSSARFLSRSIPVSSQTPPLGPQNPEHNFCALPSQPRLPPKKFNCAKEAF; from the exons ATGAAACACTACAGGTTTACACACGCAGAAATAATTGCTTGGATCAGAATATGCCGGCCCGGCTCTATTATAGGACCCCAGCAGCACTTCCTGGAAGA gAAACAGGCATCGTTGTGGGTCCAAGGAGACATTTTCCGATCCAAACTGAAAAATAGACCATCCAGTGAAGGAAGTATTAATAAAATTCTTTCTAGCTTGGATGATATGTCTATTGGTGGAAACTTATCTAAAATACAAAACGTGGAGAGATTTGGAGAG AGTAATTTAGAAGAGGATGAAgatgtggaaatgaaaaataatataacccAGGGAGACAAACTACGTGCCTTAAAAAGTCAGAGACAGCCACGCTCCTCACCATCGTGTGCATTTAG GTTGGAGGATATGAAAGGGCATCCAAGAGCAGTGTCCCAGCCTTCCAG ATTGAGTTCTTCCCCACAAGGATCTACATCTCCTTTGAAGACCTCAAAAGTGGCTTTGTCCCCTTCGGTGATGGCCAAGAGGATAAACAGAGGCTCTTTGTCCTCAGGCACCAGTGTAAGAAG CTTTTCCATGAACTCCCGGCTAGCCAGTTCTCTAGGGAACTTGAACGCTGCAGCAGACGATCCAGAGAACAAAAAGACTGCCTCACCCTCCAAGGTGGGTTTCGTAGGCAACCCGTTCACCAGCCTCTTGAATGGCAGCTCCCAGCTGCCTGCCAGAAATTACCCTGAGCTCAACAACAACCAGTACAGCAGAAGCAACAGCAGCAGTGGGAGTGCCCTGAACAGTCAGCCAGGCCCTCACAGCGCCAAGACCGAGGATCACGCCACCGCCCTGCGGCCCTCCTACACcggcctttcttcttcctcagcgAGATTCCTGAGCCGATCAATCCctgtaagttcacagacaccacctCTTGGCCCTCAGAACCCTGAACACAACTTTTGTGCCTTGCCTTCCCAGCCGAGGCTGCCACCAAAGAAATTTAATTGCGCCAAGGAAGCCTTCTGA